The DNA window TCTTTTGAGACGCTGTTCTCCATCGTTGTTGTCGCCTTCCTCATGGCTTGTTACCCACCCGGCGCTTCAGTACCGTTTATTAGCGTTTGGCGCCACCGCATGTTGTTTCTATCGGGTCTTCGATGGTCAATCCAGACCCGCAGATCGTCCTCGCGCCGTGCACACACGTTTAATGGCTGCTCACATTCGCTCGCCCGGCAATTGGCTGGCCTGCTTCACCCAGGCCGCGAGCTGAGCTTCGTCAAGCTGGTCGTCCTCGCGGATGTTGAGGTAGCGTGTGTCCTTGCTCTTGGACTCGCCGGGGGGAACAGGTCGCAGCGACGTGCCGCGGAAAAAAGCCACTTTGACATAATTCGTGAATGTATGGATGCCGAGGAACCAGCCGCCGCCCTCGATTCCATATAGCGGCGAGTTCCACTTTACCGCCTTATGCACGCCGGGAACGGTGCGTGCGATCAGCGCGTCCAGGCGGCGCCCGACATCGCCTTTCCAGCCCGGCAAAGCCGCGATGTAGGCCTGCACAGGGGCGTCGCCGTCGGCCTTCGCGATCTGAGGATTGCCGCCTGCGAGGAGGGCTGGCTCCTCAGCAACCCGCTTGATGGTGGTCTTTTTTGCGACCTTCGCCGACCTCTCTGGTGCCTTGCTGGCCATCGTGTTTGCTCCTTGAATTTACCTCATCCGGTTGGCAATGCGTCGTCGTTATCAGCCATATGCGGCGGTGACGCATTTCGTATGACTACCGTCTTTAGATACCTGCGCTATTTAACTTTGTAAGTGGCATGGAAGACGTCACATCTCGCTGTCCGAGTGTAGCGCAGGATAAGCGAGCCGTACCGTTATGGTACCAAGGTGGCTGAATGAACGGCTTGTTCGGGTAGTGTTCAGGTAAGTGTCGTATCGTTCACTCAAGGAACCGACATCAGAAGGAGCAAAAGATGTTTGGACGTCTCGCAGCAGTTTCTTACATAGCGTTGGCTGGATTGGCAGCGTCGCAATTGCTTCCCTCGGTCGCAATGGCGCAGTATTTCGACGATAACCAGGACAACGGGCCGCCGCCGTGGGCCCATCACCAGGATCAATACTGGGATCACTCGCAGAGAGACTATTACGGTGGCGGCTGCAGCCGGCGTGAGCTCATGGCAGCCGCGCGTGACGAAGGCTTCCGGCGCATCGATTCAGTCCAGATGAATGGACGGCGCATCGTCGTCCGTGGCTGGAATGACGGCGGCCCTGACCGCATGGTCTTTGCCAACCGGCGCGGCTGCCCGGTTATCGACTGAGGCGTCAGTCGTTCTTCATCGCGAGCCGAGTTAGCCGGCGGGGTAGGGTGCGCTTGAAGTATCGCCCGGCCGCGCTTGAATAAGTCCGGCCCAGCCCCGCACTCGTCAATCATTTCCTGCGGCCTTGAGAGAGGAACGTGAGATGGAAATAGTGGTTGGCGGGTTATCCGGTGGAAACGGGCGGGAAGGGCCTTTCGATTAGCGTTCAACGAGATCGACGTTATCAATCCCTCACTAAGCTGAAGGGATGGAAGCTCCCGGCGTCGACGTGTTCACGCGGAGACGCTTGCTATCCAAAATCAGCGAGGCCCGACAGATATGCCGGGTCTCGGTTGCTGCTAGTCGCAGCGTCGAATCGTCCTTGTGACCCGATCACCATCTTCATTTATGCGGGTAATGCTCTTGGTATAGCACCGGTCGCGGTCATAATAACGATCGCGCTCGCGAAGTCTGCCGATCGAGATACCCTGATCGCTTATGATCACGCCGGCGCGATCACGATGGTGCGGGTAATAATAGCCGTCATCATACGAGGGGCCGCCGACAATGACGTCCTGCGCGAATGCAGGGACGGCAACGGAACCCACAGCGAGAACTGCCAGTGCGCATCCTATGATTGCGTTTCGCATGAGTTTATCCTCCTTGCTTGCATGTTTAAGCAACGACTGAGGAGAGACATGGTTCCAAGATTTGATCGTCGTCGAACATCGCGCTGATGCGATTGGTAAGCCGTTTAGCGGGCGATTGCCGAGGATCGATGCCTGTTCTGAGCGGCGTCAACGCCAGCCGAGGGTAGGGGCGACGTGAGTCAGGATGGCTTCGATGACATGTGCGTTATAGTCCACGCCGAGCTGGTTGGGGACTGTCAGAAGCAGCGTATCAGCCTCGGCAATAGCCTCGTCCTTCGCCAGTTGCTCGATAAGAGCGTGCGGCTCAGCGGCGTAGCTGCGACCGAAGATCGCTCGGGTCTTCTCGTCGATGAAGCCGATCTTGTCTTCGTTCTGGTTGCCGTATCCGAAATAGGCTCGGTCGCGATCATCCACCAATGCAAAAATGCTTCGGCTGACCGATACCCGCGACTCGCGTTTATGGCCGGCGGCCTTCCACGCCTCGCGAAACACCCTGATCTGATCGGCCTGCTGGACGTGGAACGGAAGCCCGCTCTCGTCATCCTTGAGCGTGGAGCTCTGCAGGTTCATCCCCAGCTTGGCCGCCCATGCGGCGGTGGCGTTTGAACTGGCGCCCCACCAGATCCGGTCGCGCAGGCCCTCGGAATGCGGCTCGACGCGCAGAAGGCCGGGAGGGTTGGGGAACATCGGCCGTGGGTTGGGCTGCGCGAAGCCTTCGCCGCGCAACACATCGAGCAGAACCTCGGCGTGGCGCCGGGCCATCTCAGACTCGGTCTCGCCTTCGGTCGGCGCATAACCGAAGTGGCGCCATCCATCGATAACTTGTTCGGGGGACCCGCGGCTGATGCCGAGCTGCAGACGTCCGCCGGCGATGAGGTCGGCAGCACCTGCATCTTCGGCCATATAGAGTGGATTTTCGTAGCGCATGTCGATGACCGCCGTGCCGATCTCGATACGGCTGGTCTTCGCGCCGACGGCCGCCAGCAGCGGGAACGGCGAGGCAAGCTGCCGGGCGAAATGATGCACGCGAAAATAGGCTCCGTCGGCGCCGAGTTCCTCGGCCGCGACGGCGAGGTCGATGGACTGCAGAAGCGCGTCGGATGCGGACCGCGTCTGCGATTGGGTCGAGGGCGTCCAGTGCCCGAACGATAGGAAGCCGATTTTCTTCATCGTTATGTAGCCTCAAAACTGTGACATGCTCAGCTTATCTCTTGGCACAATTCCGGCTCAACATACAGCATGGTGAAATCTGGATCTCGGCGGTGATACGACGAATAGAAACGAGAACCGGAACACCAAGCTGCATGGGGACGGACCCAACGGAGGCAAGCTACCGTTGCGATCTGCTGGTTGACCTTGCGGCTGAAGGCCTTAACGCGACAAGCGAAAGCAGCCCAAGAAACGCAATTGCCGTACCTGCTGATGCCAGAGGCCATAAGCCCATCCCTATGAATGGGGCGGTAATCGCTGTTCCAATCGCAGCCGTGCCCAGAATGCTGGCTATGACAAGGGCAGCACCCCGCGAATGGTCACCTTGCGATGCTACGATCGCTTGATGAAACCCGACCGGCCCCCTGGTGCCGAATCCGAGATTGACGATGATCCATAAGGCAACAAGCACCGCGAAGTTCTCTCCCCCCGCCGCGGCATAGACAAGGATGAGAAAGAAAGCCGGCGTCAGGACGCAAGTTCCTGTGGCGATGACGCGGTCCGTTCCGAATCTTCTTGCCAGGCTGCTCGACAGATTTGCCCCGATAACGAACATCGCAATGCCGCAGACCTGAAGAATAACGAAATATTGGATCCCTTTGCCGAGCGGCCCGGTCAGCACGGCCGGGGCGCCGAATACAAAAACAAGAATGCTTCCAAGCGAAAAAGCCTGGCTCAGCGCATACCGGAGAAACGCGCGGTCTCGGATGATTGTCATGTAGCTTTGATGCGGGGTCGGAGCCCGGTCTCGCCCGGGAAATGAGGCCACATAGCGCCATGTAACGGCTGACACTGCAAGGCCCAGACCGCCAAGGACGGCGAAAGAGATTTGCCATCCGCCAAGTGCTAGAAGATAAGCCCCGGCTATGGGGGCCAAAGCGGGCGTCAGGGATTCGATCGAACCAAGCCTGCCAAGCACGGTTGCCGCCCTATCATGTGAGTTGGAACTGCTGATGAAGCCAGGGGCAAAGACCGCGGGACCGGAACCGAACGCGCCTTGTGCGAGGCGCAGAACGATCAGCCACTCGATCGAGGGCACAAGTACCGCGAGGAAAGACGTCAGTGTGAAAAGGCCAAGCGACCACACCAGCAATTTTCTCGGATCAAATCGAGCGCCAAGCTCTCCGAATGCGATCAGGCCGATCAGGGTCCCGAGAGCGTAGGCCGCCAATACCAATTGTGCCAGCGCGGTCGTTCCTCCCAACGACTGCGGCAGGCTCGGAACGGCAGGAAGGACGAGATCCGTACCCGCAATACCAAGCACGGTTCCGCATGCGATCAACGCGAACATCGCGCCAGGAGGGAGGTTTTTGGTCATGCCCCGCTCTTAGCAAAGCCTCGTCAGACCTCCAAGTTCAGAAAGATGATGTGCCCCATCAGCAACTTTGATGGGCGAAAGTCCGCGCCGGTCACTCGGCCAAAGTATAGATTTCTGCCGGCCGGGTGACGCCCTTAAGCGAGAAGGTGCCCACTTTTTCGAATCCAGCTTGAAAGTGCAATGCAAAGGCCTCGGACGCCAACAGGCTGCGGTTAACGGTGTCGCACAGCTTCTCGATGCGAGCCGCCTCATTGACTGCCTTTCCAATCGCCGTGAAATCGAGGCGGCGGACGGCGCCGACGTTTCCATAGAAGACCTCGCCAACATGCAGAACGATATCGACGAGGATTTCTGGCTGCGCGGCAGCCACTCGCCTACGATTGAGTGTCGCATTGGCTTCCTGTGCCTTCTTGGCTGCAGACAGGGCCTGGCGGCACGCCTCGGCGGGATTTTCCACATCGGCCGGAAAAATAGCCAGCAGGCTGTCGCCCATGAATTTCAGGATTTCGCCGCCGTCCTGCTCGACAGGCCGTCCGATCGCCTCAAAATGCTCGTTCAGCCATGCCACAATATGGTTCGGTGCGTGATTTTCGTTGAGCAAGGTAAAGTTCTTGAGGTCGGCCAGCAGGATAGCCGCATAGATGGCGGCGCCTTCACCGCGCTGTGTCTGTCCGCTGAGAATTCGCCCGCTGGTGCGGGTGCCGGTATAGACTGCAAGCATATCCGTAGCGATGCGCGTTGCCGCGATCCGGTAGCAGGCAAGCGCAAGGCTGGGTAAGAAAATATCGAGATCGGCAATTTGTCGTTCCGAGAAACCCACAGGACCCTCACCGGCAAGAGAGAACCCGACACCTGCCAAGGCGGTTCCTTCTGGGTAGGCCGTGAGCTTCAGCAAGTAATCGGTCGCTCCCAGATCAGATAATTCCTTCAGCAGTGGGTAGAGTGCGGCGTCCTCATCGGACGGCAGCTTCCAGCGACCATATCGAAGACCGTTTGCCACAAGATAGGAAATGGGTGACCTGCGGAACATCTCTTGACCCGCTTCGTCATGTCCCTGAACGTCCACCGAAATGCTCGACGATCGCGACCACGCGACGGAGAAGCCCCGTTGCAGGGGATCGATGGCTGGCATGGTAATCGAAGCTCGAAGAAGCGGATATCCAAGTGTTACCAGCCGCTCTGCGACGCCTTCCAGAATATCTCCGATATTGTTCGTGGACAGGCCTTTGCCGATGATCCAGCCGGCCAGTTCCTGCAACTCCAGCATTTCGGATATCCTTGAGATCCCTTAACCGCAAAATATGGCTGACGACCTCGATCGTTCAAGTGAGAGAAATCGGAAGATCGCGTTGGAAATTCATTTACGGCGCGTCATCCTAACCTATAGCCTCAGTACAACGCGCGTGGCTGTTGGGGCCACATTCCGCGAGCTCAAGCCCTTGTTAAAGTGCAAGGCAGAGCAGAATAGCAACACGGAGCGAGCCTATGCGGCGCATCATCCTTCTTGCAACCGTTGGTCTGATCACTTGCTCATGCAATCAGACGAGCAACTTTTCATTGCAACCAATTCCGGGGAGCATCACCTATGGCGGCCAGCCGACGATGAAGCTCACGAAATCTCCCATCGGAAGCCAACTCCCGCACCATTTCACCGATCAATGGGGAGACGATGTTTTCGAAACTTACATCATCCAACCGGACCGCAGCCTCAGACTGGTGAACCGGGTAATTATTCAACAGCCTTTCTAGGGAGGCTGAAAAGTTCGGTGACGCCGGCGTTCGGTTTTGATGAGCGGTTAAAGGGGACGAGGCATGATTGTCAGTGTTTGAGGCGGGCCGATAGAAGGCACCTCACACGATTGAAGGTTTCGCGCTCAGCCGGGCGATCTTCGATCAAGAAGGCGGGTACTCCACGCCCGCACAGTCCCGGCCACCGTCCTCAGGTGGTCGGCGGCCGTGAAACCTGAAACTGCCTTCCGTGGCTTCAGATCATGGTCGCCATCTTCGAGCCAGACTATTTCAATCGCGTCCGACAGCACATAATCGGCGACTTCCTCGCGGGCGCCAAATTGATCTCGGGTGCCCTGACAGATCAGGGTCGGAGTTTTCAATTGCTCGAGGTGCGCTGTTCGCAGATCCTCGGGTTTTCCTGGCGGATGAAAAGGATAACCCAGGCAGAGCAATCCGGCGATCTTTCCGGTGGCGTAGAGATCATCGGCGATCATGCTTGCTACGCGGCCGCCCATCGACTTGCCACCTATGATGAGCGTGCCGGTGGCGCTGAGGTCAGTGACCGCCGCCAGATATTCGCCCTTCAACGTCTCCGCTCGGGGCGGTGGTTTTCGTAACCCGGAGCTGCGCCGCGCGGCCATATAGGCGAATTCAAAGCGCGCAACACGAAAACCGCAGCCAGCAAGGGTTTGGGCGGCGGCGTTCATCGAAGCGGAGTCCATCGGTCCACCTGCGCCATGTGCGAGGAGAATGGTGATCTCAGCGTCTTCCGGACCTTGAAGAAGAAACTTGCCGTTTGCGATTGCCATGCGGCTAGTTTTCGCCCACGCCTTCGGGTTTGACAACCACCGGCATCGCAAAATCTGAACCAGTCGATTGCGGATCCGACGGTCCAATCACCCGTTGGGGCTCTCG is part of the Rhizobium jaguaris genome and encodes:
- a CDS encoding DUF1801 domain-containing protein — translated: MASKAPERSAKVAKKTTIKRVAEEPALLAGGNPQIAKADGDAPVQAYIAALPGWKGDVGRRLDALIARTVPGVHKAVKWNSPLYGIEGGGWFLGIHTFTNYVKVAFFRGTSLRPVPPGESKSKDTRYLNIREDDQLDEAQLAAWVKQASQLPGERM
- a CDS encoding LLM class flavin-dependent oxidoreductase translates to MKKIGFLSFGHWTPSTQSQTRSASDALLQSIDLAVAAEELGADGAYFRVHHFARQLASPFPLLAAVGAKTSRIEIGTAVIDMRYENPLYMAEDAGAADLIAGGRLQLGISRGSPEQVIDGWRHFGYAPTEGETESEMARRHAEVLLDVLRGEGFAQPNPRPMFPNPPGLLRVEPHSEGLRDRIWWGASSNATAAWAAKLGMNLQSSTLKDDESGLPFHVQQADQIRVFREAWKAAGHKRESRVSVSRSIFALVDDRDRAYFGYGNQNEDKIGFIDEKTRAIFGRSYAAEPHALIEQLAKDEAIAEADTLLLTVPNQLGVDYNAHVIEAILTHVAPTLGWR
- a CDS encoding MFS transporter — protein: MTKNLPPGAMFALIACGTVLGIAGTDLVLPAVPSLPQSLGGTTALAQLVLAAYALGTLIGLIAFGELGARFDPRKLLVWSLGLFTLTSFLAVLVPSIEWLIVLRLAQGAFGSGPAVFAPGFISSSNSHDRAATVLGRLGSIESLTPALAPIAGAYLLALGGWQISFAVLGGLGLAVSAVTWRYVASFPGRDRAPTPHQSYMTIIRDRAFLRYALSQAFSLGSILVFVFGAPAVLTGPLGKGIQYFVILQVCGIAMFVIGANLSSSLARRFGTDRVIATGTCVLTPAFFLILVYAAAGGENFAVLVALWIIVNLGFGTRGPVGFHQAIVASQGDHSRGAALVIASILGTAAIGTAITAPFIGMGLWPLASAGTAIAFLGLLSLVALRPSAARSTSRSQR
- a CDS encoding adenylate/guanylate cyclase domain-containing protein, which encodes MLELQELAGWIIGKGLSTNNIGDILEGVAERLVTLGYPLLRASITMPAIDPLQRGFSVAWSRSSSISVDVQGHDEAGQEMFRRSPISYLVANGLRYGRWKLPSDEDAALYPLLKELSDLGATDYLLKLTAYPEGTALAGVGFSLAGEGPVGFSERQIADLDIFLPSLALACYRIAATRIATDMLAVYTGTRTSGRILSGQTQRGEGAAIYAAILLADLKNFTLLNENHAPNHIVAWLNEHFEAIGRPVEQDGGEILKFMGDSLLAIFPADVENPAEACRQALSAAKKAQEANATLNRRRVAAAQPEILVDIVLHVGEVFYGNVGAVRRLDFTAIGKAVNEAARIEKLCDTVNRSLLASEAFALHFQAGFEKVGTFSLKGVTRPAEIYTLAE
- a CDS encoding alpha/beta family hydrolase, which translates into the protein MAIANGKFLLQGPEDAEITILLAHGAGGPMDSASMNAAAQTLAGCGFRVARFEFAYMAARRSSGLRKPPPRAETLKGEYLAAVTDLSATGTLIIGGKSMGGRVASMIADDLYATGKIAGLLCLGYPFHPPGKPEDLRTAHLEQLKTPTLICQGTRDQFGAREEVADYVLSDAIEIVWLEDGDHDLKPRKAVSGFTAADHLRTVAGTVRAWSTRLLDRRSPG